A segment of the Toxotes jaculatrix isolate fToxJac2 chromosome 2, fToxJac2.pri, whole genome shotgun sequence genome:
GCTTCTTATTTTGCTCACAGACTTGAGAGAAGTATCAGTTTCTTTTAATGTCAACCAAAACATATCAATCCAAacccaaccacacacacaaacatgcataccAGGCTGTAGATCATCTCGTAAAGTACTGCTCCCAGACACCACCAGTCCACTGTCCGGTCATATGGTTCTTTACGCAGAACCTCTGGAGCCAAgtactgcagacagagacacggaaagaaaagaggaaaaaagaaggacaaaaaaacaaagttaaggAGGAGATAGACAAGATTTGCTACGCCTGACCTTTACAATCTGACTGCAAGTCAGGATGTTTCAGTCGACTGGAAAAGGTTTGGTGAGAGCTCTGGTACTAATCTCCCTGCAGACTTGACGCTTAAacatagagaaaaaaagaaggccTCTTCTACAAAATGTTCAGACAACTGTAGCCGTTAGTCTAGTTTTAAACATGGGTGATGTATTTGTGTTATATGACAGATGTGTTGATTTTttgatgaatgatttttttgctGTCCTTTTCTcaattaaatgtatatttttttactcACCTCTGGAGTCCCACAGAAAGTAGAGGTAGTTCCCTCTGGCTCTACACCCTCTTTGCACAGCCCAAAATCTGTCAGCACCACATGGCCctgcacacagagaacacaagCTGGCATTCTTCatacaaaataatattaaataatattatatatatatatattttaaatagtgacaaattcaaacaaatgagTTCAATTTTATGATTTCAAAATATTGATGTGATGAATCTGACTTACCTGAGAGTCTAAAAGAATATTCTCTGGTTTCAGATCTCTACAGTGAACACGAATGAGTAGATTATCAGTGTAGAATGTAAAAATGGATCATTTGTGAATTTATCTCACATACAAGAAatacatgagtgtgtgagtctgttGCTCTGACCTGTAAACGATGTTGAGAGAGTGAAGGTAGCCGATGGCGCTCGCTACCTCTGCGGTGTAGAACCGCGCTCTGGGCTCAGAGAAACATCTCTCTCGTTGCAGGTGGAAAAACAGCtacaggtggagggagggatacaaatggcatttttaaaaaaggaattgatagaagagcacagagacatgagggagaaggagagcagAGTGATCATGCATAACAAAATATTAAAGTAAACATATAATAAATTACTTTCAACCATGGTAAAACAATTGACCATCAGCAGCACAAAAGCACAGCAAAGTCTGAGTGTTAACAGTGAAAACAGGTCTGGTGGCTGCGCACCATCGAAGTGTGTCTGATTTTATTTGATATGAGTAAATAAAGGATTACTTATTAAGACATTGTTACAGTGAAGCCCTCTGTGTCCCAGCAAAATGCACAGAATAATGTTAAACCAGGTCAGTTTGTTCACAGTTTGGACATTACCACAAATATTCACAGCTTTAATACAGTTGTCCctgatatttattttagaagATAGTTAAAGAAAATATacgtatttgttttgttgttgctttctTGTGGAGAGTTATATAAGctggctgtagtttcatatttacttcGCAGTGATAAAGATTTGAGAGTCCAATTAGACAGACACAGGAAGGAGACCATAACTGAGAACATTAGTATTAAtagtctaataataataataatgtcccaatatttacagtaaagacaTAAATCCTGTTGCTTCCTGTCCACAAGGATGTGACTAATTGATTTTTGTGCAGTTGAAGCATTTTGTGTCGTAAACTAGTTGAGTAGAAGTCATACAGGTTGTCATACAGAGGTCAGCAGTTGAttcggaaacacacacacacacacactaactacAAGGTGCTTATCTTGTCAACAATGGCCTTGTCCATATTGGAAACATCTAATGTATGAAGATGAATGTGGTTGTGATTTATGGCAAATAAATGttcaataaatgtatttatcttCAGAgccataaataaaataatgattacACAAACAGTGTAATGTGTACCATGCCAGGCATATGAAATCTTGAtcttgaaaataaaagtttattgatgacatttattcatgttcatgtgtttatctGCTAAATTTTTAGACACGTACCTCTCCCCCATTTACATAGTCGAGGACAAAGTAGAGTTTCTCTGGGGTCTGGAAGGAGTAATGGAGCCGAACCAGAAACGGGTGCTTCAGACTCTTCAGCAGCACGTTTCTCTCTGCCATAATGTTCTTTTGCTaaagagagacaagaaagaaaggagaaacaaaagaagGGAAAGGAGGCGGTTTAGAGTGTtattgcacacatacacacactttgctATCTTGCATTTTTATGCATTATGTGTTGTACATTACAATACACTGAAATGGTGGACCACAGGAAGAGGAGCTAATGGGAATCGAAatgaacaataaacaaaagagaggaaatgtgcaGGAATCTTAATTGGTTTTCCATGGGTGATTTCCTGGATACTTCCCAACGCTACCTGCAGTTCACAGAGTTGTTCTGGTGCTGCATGTTCTCTATTTATCACATGGTTCATGGCGTTCATCACACTGCATGAAATGCTTcctgccattttgtttttcctgttcctTTATTCTGTATACTGTATCTAACACGGTCTTAGAGAACTGCAAAATCCTCTGACTTCACACTGGTGAAACTCTATCTTTGTACACACAAATTGTAATATGTTGTATAACCGCTTGACCACAGTTAAAGCTGCGGAAGCTTGCAGGCTCTGTTTCTTTAGCCTGAAGTTACTGTGAGCATACActtctggacaaaaaaaagggatgTGAATGATTTCTTTCAATGCTGGTGCTGTGTGCATAAGCCAGAAAACATGAGGGCGGAAACATTAACCACTCTACCACTATTTGTTACTTAACTTTACAGCTTTTCCTGTGTAAAACCATTGATAAAAGGAGTCATTcatcaaaatgtgtttcacatCATCACCAGTTTGGCATTTGGGATAGCCCAGAacataataaatttaaaattctCAAGTCTATATTTATGAAATAAGATGAATCCACaacaagaaatgtaaaaacagcagcagacgcAAGAGGACGATAATAAGATGAAGCTGCTGCTAATGAGATTGTGGTATTTCTGCCAGCAGAGACACTGtgccacacagaggaaaactaaatgtaaagagggagagagggcgaggaggaaggtggaggatgagcaGGAGAAGATGtagtgaggaggaggtgggaagatgtgtgagaggaggagaggagtcgGAGAGTAAAGAGTGGAAACCTCAAAGAAAGGAGTCACAAGGGGAATGTGAGGAGAGGAGTGGCATCACGAGGGAGCAGAGTAtgaagggaagaagaggagacaaagcAGTGTTTAACCAGGCGAACCCAGGAGAGACTGTTTCTACTCATGTGGCATCACCTCCGGGCCGTGTGAGAGGAACTACACTGGTACATTGGTGGCACTGCCAAATGAGACGGCGATGTGCAGTTTGGATCTGTTATTACATctatttattagtttatttatttattagtctTATTTACTCttagaagactttttttttttcatttaagtttCAGAAAATTAGACAGACTAATTCGGAGGAATGAAATGGACCAATCATGTCTAAAAATCCCATAACGCTTCAACTCAAGCAGAAACAAATACTCCAAATGAAAGGATGACAAGCGTGTTTGATCAGATAATCTCATTTAGCTGTCAAACACAAAAGTGACCCAGTTTATTTTCTGGGTGTCGTAAAATATGTCCTTTGTACAGAACAAGCTGTAGATTAGATAAGATTCAGATCGTGTTGCTGGGTCAAAACACTGTTTACTAATAACACTCACAGATacttgcacacacgcacacatacacacatttcctcTTGGCTCGAGTGGAGATATTTTCCACCTTCATCTACTTTAAGCTGGTACATCAGAGCACTCTGTAGTTCAAAACATGTTTATCTATTCTGATGGTTTCTTAGTAATAaaccctgttaaaaaaaacaaaaaacgatgTCTTAATCACTTAGTCCCACAAATATCATATTGAGGGTTTGTATTTGGTTCGTATTAGTTCCTatgtttaaaagcagcagtacatttataatttaaaaaatattttcatttttttaagtttcattttTGATCACATATTCAAAAACGGTGTGTTTCCGAAAATAAAAACTCTCCTTGAATCAAGCCTAATTTCCAGTCATTTGGGCTTAAGTGTGGTGTGGTTTGTGCTCAGATGACACTTGGGTCCATAATGAACTATGtagaataaaaatgataaactcAAAAAGGAGCATCTATGATTAGAAAATGTCCAAAGACTTTTAACAAGCCAacctctttcttcttcaggaTGACTTTCTTCTGCAGCACTTTGACGGCGTAGAATTTGTTGTCGGCTTTGAGCTTGGCGAGCAGGACCTGCATGAAGGTTTGTTTGTTAGTGGTTTGTTTAGTAAACAGTGGGCGCCACCATCTCCACACACCATGCTGCCAGGACATTGCATCCAAACCCCTCTGAgaacagcacacacaacacagatatGTGATCTGTGGAAACAGATGATGCTGAGAAATCTGAGAAGTGTTTGATACAAAAAAAACGACTGACATCGCCCTGCAGCTAATACAAACAGGATCAACgttattttaatgttgaaatacAAACCTGCCGACAGAGGAAAGTAATAATATTAAGAGTTTATTGTGTTCTTTATGTGAAACGCTCCTCTGGTGCCATTTCACTTTGTAGTATTTTGCTGTTCTGTTGACTGGGTGATGTTCAGGTAACCTTAAAAGGCCTCAGTGAACTGTAAAGTTAATAATTCATGAAGCACGCAGCACATTTTGATCAGACACAAGTCAACAGGTAGACTCTCTCTGACCCTGTCTGCAAAGTCAGCAAcagctcactctctctctctccctttttttttttttttactctttctctcttctgtctcacaAGGTCAGTACAATAAAATCGCTGCTGCTAACTGGATCCACAGAGAGTAACTCTTAAATTCTAAGACCCACCATTAATACATGCAACACGGTTTATTATTTGATGTCCTTAACGTAACCCCCGTATCACAGAGGACTTGTCTGGTTTAAATCACTTCTCTGTTGGTGAATATGTGAACTGAATGAGTTACAATAAGGAAATTGCTGAGAGAAAAACTGCAGTGTTACCTTTCCAAAGGTCCCTTTGCCAATGACAGCCAAGAAGTCAAAGTCAGTGGGCCTGGCActgaaacaagacagagaaTAATCTGTTCAATGCATTTTACAAAATTACACAATAAGCTCTGGAGCACTGTATGTGTAACAgcttaaaaatgtttgaaaggtcagcaggaaaaagaaaaaaagagcagttttACAATAAAGAGAGCTACATGCTGGTCAGTGAGAGAAGAGCTACTGACTGTGGGTTTGCTGAAGGTCCCAGGTTGACATTATCGTGAGAAGAGGAGGACGGTGACCGCAACTGGAACAAAAgataaatccataaataaaaataaacacaataacaacaaaagaaagggaaaagCTACACTTTGCATTCTTTTGTCCTAACAAATAAGTGGTATTTAAAACAACCATTTCATTCACTTTcatcattcagcagcagcatcacttaACATAATTGAGCCCATGGTTGCATCTAAAATGAAATTTCAATGACAAAACATAAAGCTGTGTCCACACTGTTTTCAGGccatttttgaaaaaatgtcCATCTACATCGAAACACCAAAGCAAAATATCTTCTCTTGTCTCTCCTGTCTATAAAGGCAAACAACAGTATAGTGCATTACAACCATCAGGGACAAATACAGGCTTGTTACTGGTGTTTTCAAATTCTTAACTTTGTGAAAAGCACACTTTTGCGGTGTGAAAGTCTCTTTACCTCCTGAGGACTGAAAACCAAAACTTAGATGAAAATGTGGACTTTCAAATTTAGCTGGCTTAGTGTGAACAGGGACACTGGTCTGACAGCCTGGACAAAACAGTCCCAGAAAGAGAACTGAAATGGCCATCACACTCTCAAGTAATTTAATATGAGCATCTTAAACAAATCCATTTTTGTTCTGAGGCAGAATGGCCTCTATTAACTGATAACAGTAAGAGGCAACACAAGCAAAGAATACTGAGCctgaaaataaaaccctgaGGCTCTGAGTCACACTGTCACATATTTCACGATTACTGTGTGGCTACAGAACCTCTGATCATCAGATCATCTGTTTGATGTGTTTAATACCATCCAGGAATTGGTTTTGTTTGAGTTGGCATCCAATTTGATTATACCACGGGTGGAGACACCTTGACATGACAGAATATAATGTGGCACAACATGAAAATCATGTTATGTTGGGTGAACTACAACAAAAACCTTCAAAAACACACTGGATCACCTGGATGTATTGCTAACAATCGTTTGTTCACGTGCAGACATTTATCAAACAAGCAACCTTCTCTTAAAATTGGAATTTAAACTGGTCTGCAGGCGTATTTTCCCCTGTCACATGATTAAACAGGGCCAAAATTTTATAAAACGAAAGCAACAAGAACCCATAAAAAGGGACAAAGATTAATATATACTCACATTACAGTGTGCCATGGCTATTATCCATTCCACTCCCACTGGAGAGTCAGCATCAGTGTTCGACAGAcctgtgagaggagaggagaggagaggaggcgaCGGGGTCAGCAACTGTGGTGAAAGGTTCACGATTCAAACCATCAACTTTTATCCCTTCAATCTTGCCTCATTAAACACAGAGATTTCTTCTAATGAGACTCAGAAAAAGCCGATCAcctccttttcttctgttgtgtttgtgcgtgtacTTGTACTTTTATCTTTGTGAGTTATAGACCTTATTGAGTTGGGACactttgggaaagtgaggacatgtaggctggtcctcactttctgataCGCTGTGTGCTTCTAAATCAACTGTTGACCTCTGTATGACAACCTGAAGATCCAGAGGAGCTGGTAGTTCTGGTTTGTAAGTAACAAGATGCTggaacaacagacacacaatgaaGGACAGTGTTAATATATTTTGTGTACATTGTGTGTGGGCGTGGGAGGACTATATCAGTGAACACGTTTACATGGTAAATATTGCTGTGTCACTCTAATatctgtccaaaaaaaattaaaaatacggGATGACCAaggtctccctctctctctctctctctctctctctctctctctctctctctcgcacacagacagaaattaaataaaagtctCAATTATtcaagtttttttctcttcaggagCTTCAGGCCTGTTCCTCTATTAGCAAGAATAAAGACGATGATTTAACTTTGCAGAGTGAGTTTACTGTAATTTTATAAAGCTTTACGCTAACTCATCCCACTTGCACCAACAAAAACATCCTGcaataaataaagcttttatcAGAAAAATTCAGAAACCCTGACACTCTATACAAGAAAATATCACTCAGATCACTGTGTGGAGAACTTAAAGTAAAAAAtagaagattaaaaaacaaacaaaagcatctTTAATTTTACTTCTGAGCAAAAAAGCATTATCGGACACTCACTGAGTCcagttcttatttatttattcctctaCATGTTACTGTAAGTTAGCTTGTCttgaaaagaaaaccaaagaatcCTGTGCATTGTCCATCACTCAGGTGGCAATGTTGTGTTAATAAAGTGAGTTCAGGTGACAGTGTGCGAGATTCTTTTATTTGCAAGACAAGAATTTTTGATCCCATGCCCCTGTCGAGTTTCCTTAAGTTACAATTACAACTTGTTTAAATTCTTTAAACAAGTGTCTATTCTACTAAGCTATACTCATGCTTGTGGCAATCCTTTTTCTACATTGAGATCTACCTGAAGAAAACTGACTAAAAACTGAATTTCATGTAATTCAAAAAGGGgagtatataaaataaaataaaataaaataaaataaaataaaataaaataaaataaagtaaaagcatcctcattttttctttgctgtttgcaTAAAGACACTGctaatcaaaaataaaaaatgcaccTCCTGAAGTCAAGTCAGTCAAGTCAAGATGAATTAATCTGAGACCTCACAGCAAAGGTTTATTAATAAATTAGGgtaattattaataaataaaggcaAAGAGGGTTAAAACGAGGGCATGTCAGATGGTTAAAATGATCATCCACTGGACAGTTATAAATGATCATGACCGTCTTTCAATAACAATGATCTTCCACAGGTGAGTAAAACtgattgtgttttttccccagTAACATTCAGGGAAAACCTCCCGAGACTGCTCTCTGTCCAAAGGTTTACTCCTCAGAGCGAGCAGGAGACTCTGAATCAACCAAATCAGCCATTAAACACAGAGAATCTACCACAGTGCATCAGACAAGAAAGGTTTTCTTTCACCGTCTCAAAACTCTGACAGAAAAGACCTGTAGTAACTACACTTAGTTTATATCCCTCAGACTTTTTCAAGAGTATTCTGAATAAAAGTGTCCTAAAGTACTAAAATATGACTATGTTATGAAAACCTGTGATATTACAAGGAGATCAATAACCAGAGGTCACTGTAAAGTATCACAGATATCATTATCTCTCTGTATTGGATTGCACTGTattgcagcagcagcggcacaATGAGGTGAGCAGCAAGATGATTAACAGAACCATTtccaaaaaaacaccacaacaacacTGATAAGTGTCTTGGTACAAGCAGAGAATAATCTCTGTAATGTAGGAATAAACAGACGCTATACAGATAATCCAGGTGATCCGTGTGAAATCAGTACAGTTTGCTCACCTGTGcgcagaggatgaggagatcaGCGTGCAGGCAGTCAGgagctgatctgaggtcagcGCTCAGCTGTTGTTAGAAGGTCACGAAGGACGGTCGACTTCAAGAGAGTGAATCATTGATGAAGAGTTTCAGAGTTTAAAAGTGAGGCGGAGCAAGGCTTCAGGCTgtaagtgactgtgtgtgcgtgtgtgtgtgtgtccaggcttCAAAATAATTTAACTTCCGGACTCCGCTCtttgctttcaaaataagacaagTAGCAAGCaagttctctctttttttttttttttttttttaatttctgtagCATGGGCAGCTGTCTAAAATATCATATAACACCGactctgctctctcctttctttttatttttatttttacttttactttacctcactgaaaaatccagaatctaaacatgtaaatatatgcaaatattcttcatttcaaaagtttaacTGACTGAGTTATAGCTGACTTTGAAATTAGTTGTGATGTCCCAAAAATCCACCTGTAGGTACTTGTCTTAAACTTGatttaaggtgagcacagagaaacttaAGCAAATCATTGTGAAAACAGCTCTCTAGTATCAAATTCTGCACATACATCACTCTTCACAGTGAAGCTCAAAAATTAAAAGTAACAATAAGCTGAAttcatggtgttttttttttttttgtttgtttttaccagAGGGCAACtttcaaaacattttccacTCTTGAGCATAAgcatacttttattttgaaaacaagtcttttgtcttctttccaTCCTCTTTCCAAAGGATAACAAAAAAGAAGTCATGCACACCTGCTGTGCCTTCTTGTATGAAACATTTACCACCCAACAGTCATCTGAGTGCTGTCATGTCGCTGTGtctggctgcagcagcaggttaTCAGCAACGCCTGTTTTTCTGGTCTCTGCAGTGGAACATGAAGATAAGCAGTGAGAGTCGAGAGGGCGTGAAGGGAGCTGACACCACCACATCCAACTGTTGACGACAATATGGTCAATAGGGGGATGTGATACAAGCAAAGGAAGTTTATAGTCAATAGCACAACGTACAGCACAGACCTGAGCaagcacaggaaacacagtgtgtgtgtgtgatccctCAAATAAGACAAGAAGCAGAGACTTGAATCAGACAAGACAGCTTTGGACGTTTATTAATTCATATGGATTGAATGACTTTTTGTGACCCAAGATTATcttgacacgcacacacacacacgcgcacgcacacacacacaaatcccacCAGAGAGACACACACGAAGAAGTCATCATCGAGATTCCAGGAGCCCTTAAAACTTTCCAGTAAAATAACTTTTCATCTCACAATATCAAATCcgtacatcatcatcatcattattattattattatagtttttAACATATTCTgacataaaatgtaaacatatcaAAGAAAACACTCTGAATGGAGTTGTATCAAATCCATGTTTATAGTGCTAAAAGGTGGAATGTTTGCACTCTCTAGTGACCAAGCGTGGGAATATCATTGTGTAAAATCCATTTAGGTTTCACAGTTGTGCTAAAATGCCAATGCAAAGTGTCTTTTTCATCTATTAagaactgctgaaaaataaTTCAAGATCTTTTGCATATAgagataaaaactaaaaaaaagactgttgtTTCTGTTCTCTTACTCGGATCATACACcaacattttaaattacagCTCCCATTATCGCTTGAGTTTTCCCAATATTGGTGCAGCGAGAAAGAATAACATGGAGAATTTCCAGGCAGTAAACACAAACGACGAATGCGTGAGAATAATCAGAAAAACCGAGGATGAAGTCAAGGTTTCACTCTCACCTGCCACAACCCCAAACCTTCAGCCTGAACAAAGCAGCTTATTTATTTGATTCCAAGTTTATTCTGTTAGAGTGTTACAGAATTAGTCAGATAACATGCTGCAATATTAAGTGTTACTGAATACAGTACTTCTGTCTCAGCTTTTTTTATTGCACAAAATGTGAAGCTTGTAGGAGCCTCACTGACCAGCCTCAGCTACTGCATTTATCTCCTCTTACTTCATTTTTGTCCACATTTCCCCCTGTCCACAGTCCTCCCATCGGAGTTTGTGCATCATTTCTCCCAACAAATATCAGTATTTccaaattttttctttttctcaccccACCTTTAGCCCCCCCCCTTATCCTGACTGGACCTCaacaccccctccccctccccctccctctctctgatgGGTACAGGACACCAACCACATGAAAAAGGGTTCAGGGTCTTTTCCCTGCAAGAGAATGAATTTGGCACGTGATGATTGGTGGCTCGACTCCCCCCTCCTACCCCCCCTTCCCATGAGTGAGGGCGGGATCACTTGAGTCCCTCGTCTGTGCTCTTGAACATGAGAATGGCGTTGGAGATCTTGAGGGCGGGGCCAAGCTTGATGCTCATGATCTTGACAATGTCGGTCTGGGTGAGCAGCAGAAAGGCCTCCCCGTCAATCATCTGGAGACATGCAGACGCAACAGTGGTGATGATACTGGTCATACTCAACCAAGGGGGTGGACAGAATAACAGAAACGCCTTTTTATACCAAGAGTTTAGCCTCGAGTCGCTTTGGTGAAGatcataattttatttatattttttttttttgagatcgTCATATGTGTTGATGATGATTGTTTCTGACACCACAGTTTGTAATATCTGTAGTGTTAAATCAGTGTTTGTAAATGAGCCAAAAATCATGATCGCGCCTGCCAATGACAGGAGAGCGTCGTCAGCAAAGAAGAACAGCGATGACAAGTAGATGCTCAGCGA
Coding sequences within it:
- the sgk2a gene encoding serine/threonine-protein kinase Sgk2, producing the protein MAHCNLRSPSSSSHDNVNLGPSANPHARPTDFDFLAVIGKGTFGKVLLAKLKADNKFYAVKVLQKKVILKKKEQKNIMAERNVLLKSLKHPFLVRLHYSFQTPEKLYFVLDYVNGGELFFHLQRERCFSEPRARFYTAEVASAIGYLHSLNIVYRDLKPENILLDSQGHVVLTDFGLCKEGVEPEGTTSTFCGTPEYLAPEVLRKEPYDRTVDWWCLGAVLYEMIYSLPPFYSRDVGEMYDAILHKPLLMPPGKSEAVCSLLVGLLQKDQHRRLGAIADFLEIKNHTFFSPINWDDLYHKRITPPYNPNVRGPADTQHIDPEFTREMVPNSVSRTPELNASTSSNNAFNGFSFVASEDSFL